The Mesorhizobium sp. M1D.F.Ca.ET.043.01.1.1 genome contains a region encoding:
- the rbfA gene encoding 30S ribosome-binding factor RbfA: MSRSTTSGPSQRMLRVGEQVRHALSETLQRGEIIDPVIENAVVSVSEVRMSPDLKIATAFVSPLGVGDADAVVGALNKHAKFVRGRVSGALRQMKYMPEIRFRLDTSFDNFARINELLKSPEVARDLDDQDNDKDEE; this comes from the coding sequence ATGTCCCGTTCGACAACATCAGGCCCCTCCCAGCGCATGCTGCGCGTCGGCGAGCAGGTGCGCCATGCCCTGTCCGAAACCCTGCAGCGCGGCGAGATCATCGATCCGGTGATCGAGAACGCGGTCGTCTCGGTCTCCGAGGTGCGCATGTCGCCCGACCTCAAGATCGCCACCGCTTTCGTTTCGCCGCTCGGCGTCGGCGACGCCGATGCCGTGGTCGGGGCCCTCAACAAACACGCGAAATTCGTCCGCGGTCGCGTCTCCGGCGCGCTCAGGCAGATGAAGTACATGCCGGAGATTCGCTTCCGGCTCGACACGTCCTTCGACAATTTCGCCAGGATCAACGAACTGCTGAAATCGCCCGAAGTCGCGCGCGACCTCGACGACCAGGAT